The Mastacembelus armatus chromosome 4, fMasArm1.2, whole genome shotgun sequence genome segment aaagtacttcgaattagaagtacataaggtagttaacgtcagctacccagcggtacataaagtacttcgaattagaagtatataaggtagttaacgtcagctacccagcggtacataaagtacttcgaattagaagtacataaggtagttaacgtcagctacccagcggtacataaagtacttcgaattagaagtacataaggtagttaacgtcagctacccagcggtacataaagtacttcgaattagaagtacataaggtagttaacgtcagctacccagcggtacataaagtacttcgaattagaagtacataaggtagttaacgtcagctacccagcggtacataaagtacttcgaattagaagtatataaggtagttaacgtcagctacccagcggtacataaagtacttcgaattagaagtacataaggtagttaacgtcagctacccagcggtacataaagtacttcgaattagaagtatataaggtagttaacgtcagctacccagcggtacataaagtacttcgaattagaagtacataaggtagttcTTCACTGATGAAAACTAACAGCAGTCCAGATGTTTGTTTCAAAGACAGCTGCTCCACTTGCTGCCATTTGGTTTGGTCTGATAGGAGGAGGAAGGGTTACAGCTGAGACCAGAACCAGGATCTCAGTAAAGATTGAAACCTTCAGTGCAGTTTCTGTGTCTGATCTGCTAAAATCCtgcacaaacagcagaacagtGACGAGGTCTCTGTGGGAAAAGTATTTTTCTGGTGTTTTATTTAACTGTCATGAATGTGTGCAGCTACTACTCCAAGAGTAAGGTAAGATGTGACCTTTAACCTGTGTTTTCTCTCGGGTGCGTTTGTTTCATTCTGCAGGACGCCCTGACCATGAACATCAGCGCCCTGCAGGACGACATCGAGCAGCTCCGTCAGACGGAGGCGAACCTCACGGCTCAGCTCCGCCTGCAGGAAGGTAGGAAAATGTGCTTCTGTGCCATGAAAGTATTCTTAGCTGCATTTTCCACCCGTTACCACGACAACCAGTGAGTCAgagtaaataaacacacacgATTGGTCAgtttaaagaaacacagagggagaggcGTCTTTAATCAAATATAAGAGTTAAACGTTAACATGTTACTAGAAAAGATGAATCAGGCCACAGCGATTTATCTGCTGGGACAAAAAAGGAACCAAAAACATCAACAGAGGTTTAACTGAAGCAGGAGGAACATGTGCTCAGGGCGAAGTAATCAGCTGCATCGCTTCAAAATCAAGAGAAATAAGGTGGGAAACATAAGGAAGGCAAAATaaaagaaggaaaggaaggaacAAAGAAGCAAACGGATAGAAAACAAGTACATTTACTGCACTCGGGTCTGTTGTTGGCACCAACAGCAGGACACGTCAGGACTCTGGTATGTGGGTTTCCCTGCACTGACAGTGGATCACAGCCCTACGTTAACGACAACAGCTCAGAGACGTCACACCTCACTGTGAGTctattaggaacccctgtgtcggacccggtcgGTCTATTAGGagcccctgtgtcggacccggtcgGTCTATTAGGagcccctgtgtcggacccggtcggtctattaggaacccctgtgtcggacccggtcgGTCTATTAGGagcccctgtgtcggacccggtcgGTCTATTAGGagcccctgtgtcggacccggtcgGTCTATTAGGagcccctgtgtcggacccggtcggtctattaggaacccctgtgtcggacccggtcggtctattaggaacccctgtgtcggacccggtcgGTCTATTAGGagcccctgtgtcggacccagtcactctattaggaacccctgtgtcggacccggtcggtttattaggaacccctgtgtcggacccggtcggtttattagcAGCATAATGATCACGCCGTGCCCACAcaggagacaggaagagaaaccCTTGTGCAGCTGCTAACGCTGCACCTTTGCTGTACAGCATCTTTGTTGAAGCTGCCATGCAAACTACGGctgcctggttgggacaaactGTACAGAAAAATCACAGCTAATCTTCACAACATCCTCTGCCCTGGTCCGTGACTGGAGTGAGAACATCTTAGACACCAAGTCAAATAAATTCACTAACgaataaagaaatgaaacacGAATCAGGAGGAGCCACGTTCTGTCAGCACAGACAAATGAAGTCAGACCCATGTGGTCATGGAAAAGTGTCTTTTCCTTTGATAAGTGAGCTCAGGAGCAGCTGTGGCACAAACAGTGGCCTGATGGGAAGTGGAGTGAGACGTTAATGAAGGTGACTTCCTGCTGAGCACGGCTGGAGGGAAGCCATGTGTTTCTGTAGGAAGGAGATATGATTGTATGAAGAGCAGCGGCTCACACAAACCTCAGGCTGCACTTCACCGCAGTTTAGCTCACAGAAAACACCCAGTCAGaggcctgtgtcatttctacaTGACATTATTTCACCTGCTTTCACATCAAATCCAACTGTTCTACGAGGAAGTGCCAGTGTTTCATCTAAAAGTCTGAATAAGACGCGGATCAGTGAGCCGATCAGTGAGTAGCAGATGGTGAAATCAGGTTTCTGGGGTtctgcacagagcagcagcttttAGCAGTCGGTGCACATTTGTTCACCTGTTGCAGTAAAAACCAGGCTGTGGGAGTCAGGACCTGGTTCAGAAGAGTCCAGAATCAGCACATAAAGAagctgaagcagagaaaacatgagCTCATTCCCGACATAACTAACATGCTCTGAGATAACACTGAACGTTGCCTTATAAGTTaacgcagcagcagctctgcaccAGGCTCTGTTCACGTTCTGCTCCATTTTACTGCATTCCTCTGTTCACGTTCCGCCCTGTGCAGGGTGTGGTACCACCACAGCTTCTCAGAATGCCAGCTCCAATCTCAGTGTTCCCATGGCATGATGGGATACCACCCCCCACCTCCTCTTTAGATACAGTTACTATGTTTGGACAACTTGTGGTCAGCGTTGTAGCACGTCAGGCATTTCACTCAACACTTTCACTTCAAGCCCTTGAGGACTGAAGTTTGACACACCTGCTCCAGAGGCTCTAATGACCCAGACAAACTCAAACCATAAGCTCCTCCTCCCCgctctttgcccctcccatcCCGTCCTGGTTCCTGGAGCTACAACGTGAACTACGGATGCCTGGTTGCCTGGTGTCCAGTCCAAATctagcgttagctgactaaggagtaaatgtgtcagtccagtagacgctctggttcctgctaatgtgacccaaagcactaacgttacccaaagctccacttcctccctaatccacatcagatccattcagtccaaaggtccaatcaggaccatgctaggaAAGACTCCACAGGGTTAAAGACCTGATGAGTCTCTGATGAATATGACAAGGACTGACTGCAGGTTGTTCAGGACCCTCAGGattgtctgtgctgtgtgttttcagaccacATCGAGGCTCTGGAGCAGAACATAACCCAGGCCTTTCATAAGACCGAGTCCTGCAACAGTCGGGAGAACGCTGCTCAGAGTGCGATGCAGGCGGCTCAGGCTGAGAAGAGAGGCTGCGAGTCCAACCAGCAGTACCTGCAGAAACAGCTGTGAGTAACATCTGCACGCTGACACCACATTCATTCAGGGTGTGTCTGATCACACAAACCCTCTGGTTTAATCACTGAAAGAACCTCCTGAGTGAAAGTTTATTGTAGAGGATTCAGTTACGCTACTGCACATCGTCGAGGAGCATATCTCACAGATACTGCTTCAACCTTGAGGTCACAGCGTCACTTTGAGTACACAGTGTCTTGTTATGAAGAACATAAAACAGCATAAAGCCCAAACAGCCTCTGTCTTCAACCTGTagataaaagtacaaatacagatgCTTAGAAACTGTGGTTCAACCACCAAAACCCGTATGAGCGGACTCAGTAACAAGCAGTGACAACAGCAGCATGTTTCCATGTTGGTTGGTGTTTCAGCCAGATGTTCAGGCAGAGAAGAAGCAGCAGTCAGTCTAAGGATACAAGTAGTAAAAATCCTCTTACAGCCAGAGGCTTTGTGCGTATAATTAATTAACGTGACATCTGTTTACAgtcagaaatgtaaaactgtgcCGGTCGAAGCTCCGAAGGAGGCTCAGCAGCCGCAGGACCCCTCCTGCTCCACCCATCCATCCTCGGCCTCGCCCCTCGCTGGTATTCCTGCGCTGACGCTGCTCGTCTGCAGCGCTCTGCATCTGACGACCTGTGAGTACCAACACGCACACGTCACTCACGCTCCGTTTAATCAGAGCACATCTGTCTCAGACCAGGACTCTCATGACAGTGACTTGTCTGGATTTCAACCAGGCAGCATCAGACATGTCAGTAAGGCTCTACGAAACCTGCAgcatatttttgacatttttatgtcCGTACTTATCCTGTAACTGGTTTCTAAGGTAGAACATGCTTATGTTTGTGTTAGCTCAGGAACAAAATGATCTGCATGAAATGCAGGAGATTAAAACAGGTGGGCAATACGAGGAGCTCCACCTGGTGGAGGGAGCTGGTCACTGCAGTAACACAGAATAACCTCACGTCTGAACGTCACCAGTGACAAACACAGCACGTCCACTGATCAGTTATTCAGCCAGTGCTGATGTGGAGCGAGACTCAAACCCAATCAGGGAATTCCAGCAGCTTAATGAATCTGTTTCGAGTTTTCCTGTTCTGTAATTTCATCAAGTAAAATACCTCAAAATAAACTTACTAAAGCAAAGGTTACCGTAAAGTCTGTAAAAGTTACTCAAAAAGTACAAGCACACAAAAATATCTGCTTCTTTACAGTAACgagaataaatgtaattttttactTCCATCCCTGGCAAACAGCACGTTCCACACAGACAGACGGAATAAGAACAGTGATCGGATTCGGTCCTAGGAGAGGCGTGAGCTGTTCTCCTGGTCAAATTCAAGCTGTGGGTCATGAAACCAGGAAACGCAGCAGTGAGCGcaggctgatgtgtgtgtgttttcaggaggtCGGTGTGGAGGTCAATTCCACGGCGAGCACTGTGGTCCAGGACGGCGGCGGAGCCTGGACGGACCTGATGACTGCTGTACAAACTTTCTGTCTACGCTACAAACAGCTGCTGACGTGTGACGCTGCCGTATGATTGGACACAAACTGCTTAAACTCAAACATCTGAGACATGAAGCCGCCTCCGCTGCCTCACCGCTGTTTTCTCTGAGCTTTACAGAGACCAGGTCTCTACACATTATGCTTTAAGAAATAAATGTTCCCCAAATCCTGCATCAGTCTTtgggtaaaacaaaaacagctttccCTTAATTCATCAGTTAAAGGACCAGTCAGTGATttagtgtgtgtcactgagtccagatcccatcctcagactgacagcaccaatgaatgtgtgtgaatccagaacctggttcagcttatgggtctgagccgtagacctccattgttgtccaaaaactattaaaacccagcagggagccacaccgctgacctggctcacatggttcttcctcaccaacaatgggaggcccgtctgtttccaaaaaccagctccagatgctgctgtgagcagagagaagctgcagtggaaacagagcagacattttttagtttgattttaaGCTAAACCTGCTTAAACCACATTCACAGCTGGATTTGAAGCTGGTAAGATGCTGCTGTACCTCAGCTCGTCTTAACTGTGCTGGACTCTTTCTCTGTAAGACCGTCAGAGGTAATGGATGAGTGTCAGGAACGAGAACCAAACACAGATGGAGGATTTGGGAAATGATCCACAGGGATCAAAAGATCCAGACATGCTGTTTACACCTGAAGGTTAAATCTGAATCTggataagaaagaaaaaaggttaTTGAGGAAAACCGGTAGTTTTAGAAGAAAAGAATTTGGAAGTTGGCAATAAGAAAGAAATCGATCAAAAAACGGATCAGAAAGTGTTTTCATCTGTATCAGCAGCAACATCTGGACCTGCTGATGTTTTCTGAAATCACTCACCATTTTAACTTTAAGTTGCACCTTCTGTCACACAGGCAGGTCTAAGGTTCAGACATCCAGATGCAGATGTGGTTTCAGGTGTAAACATGGTCCCAGTGTGACAACAaatttattctgctgtttttacttttgtgctttttatgaTGTTTAACAAACTCACAGCTGGAAGcttgtgtcactgcagcagaggagcgACTCAGCTTTAAGaagctttttaaattttatttttttgctgtgGGGGGGGGTCAGAGCTCCATGTTTTCATGACATTAATAAACCAGAAGTTTCTAACACGGCAGCGTCACTGCATTTCACAAAGCCTGTACTTGATGCTGCACCACGGTTACTTTAAAATATGCCACAGACTAAATTGGTGGATTCCTATAAAATCAGAGTCCAGTTGTGTCTCGTCCTCGTGTTTCAGAGGTTTCATGAGACGTTTGTTCCACCAGGAAGAGACTTTCTGTCCAAGTGCTTCAGGCTCAAACCAGAAATCACAAATAGTCTACGATTAGAGTCCACAATCTGAAAATACATCCACAAACCAGagccttgtttttcttctgtccttTCACGTCAACCATGTGATTTACCTGGCGACACTCTCGAGGGACCTGAGCCGTAGCTTGGTAACCACCAACTAACCCGTATGCAGTTAGGAGCTTGAGCTGTGagtcacacacacctgttgtcaggtcaaacacagacacatttaatcTGACAACAGCTGTAAGTTCCACTTTCTGATcgctgtttgttgtttgatcGACTGATACCGGTTTTCTCCAGCGACTGGTGGAGGctgaagtaaaataaatattagagTAAATATATaagtaaacacatgcagagcagtaaaaagtacaagattTCCTTCTGCAGTACATTAGCATGTACTGGAGCAAATTAGAAACTTTCCACAAAGGTAAAAGATCAGGAAGATTTGTACCAGAAACACAGAGGAGGCCAAACAGCTGAGCAATAACACAAAAACCTGTACACACACTATTACACACTTGAAGTGTAGTACACACTATTACTTCAAGTCTGATGGGGCAGTAGCGgagtaaaaacacagagcagcagcagagtttTCCAAaaacctgcttttattttgtgagtGTACAACAGGAAGTTTGTGTTCCAGCTCTACAGACATTTGAGGATTTCGAAGTTACACACGGTTCCTCTGGGACATCCACACAGTTTCCCGATCCTGGAACCTTTCCGCAAAGCACACTGCTCCCCTGCatcacactgagacacacacacacacacaagacaaaagCTAATTAAGCATTAAGGTGATTCACATATTgtaacaaactgaaaatcctgCAGCGAGTCTGCGTCAGTTCACAGGTCTGAGGTCAGTTAACGTGGAGTCAGTGACATGAGTGTGTTTAGTATTTACACCTGCACCTTCATTGATCCTggagtctgtgtttgtgctgtgcaaagcagcGAACTGCACATTCCCTAAAACATCACTTCAGCACGACAGCTGTTATACGACCATTTACAGAAGGAATATAACCAGACACTTGTTGTGTCcgcacaataataataaataaattattagcTGTCAATCATAAGAGCCACAGCAGCCGTGTGTCCCTGACGTCTGCACGTCCACGTGAAGAAACGGGATCTTACCGAAGGAAGCCAGCCGAGCTTCTTCTCTGACGACGGCAGCTGTTTGCTCTTCAGCTTCTCCAGGACTTCCTGCAGAGCTTCGATCTGTGGAGGAAAAACAGTTTAGAGACGCTGGGACGGTTTCTGCACCTGTACTGAACCCGACACACAGCCGGTGCACAGCTGCGAATAACAACAAGCACCACTGATCCTTAATTATGTTCTCCCACTTGGTTCCATCACACAGGAAatcttatttttaatatttcatagaaaaacaacattaacatgCAGACTCATGGAAACTTAACGCTCAGCCAGACAAATGTAATGATCTATTGACACTGATCAATCTACTGATCATTTAACTTTCATTCCACTAGACGTCAAAGATCTGAAGACTTTTTCTGTAAAGCTCTGTCAGCCAGGAACCAATTAGCTCTTTACTTTACGTTggcaacgtgtgtgtgtgtgtgttttcggTCTTGTGTGGTCGTACTTCCTTGTGCTATCACTGTGCATTTACGTTCAATTACCTGTGAGGACGCCTCGAAAAACACACGATGCATGTCAGCAGGTTTGTCCTCTAATCAAAGCTGAACTAAAAGCAGCATCATGCTCATAATGTTCAGACCGAGACACGTCTGATCCATCAGTTTATCAGTTTTATACCATTCTTCTCCAGCCCTGAACTTAGACCTTCAGTGAGCGGTGCCGCCTCATTCTCTCCTGAAACTGAGAGAACACACTCACCAGTTCTTTCTCCTCCTGGGTCTTGATGGCGTCGCCCTCGGGCGATCGCTCCTCTATCAGCTCCTCGCAGCTCATCAGAACAACCAGCAGCCAGCAGGAGGCGCTGAGGAGCAGCATTCTGCCGCTCACCATGGCTGATGGACCGGCTGAAGGCACACGGACGCTGGGGGACGTGGGACACCTCAGACTGTCCTGTGGGTGCAGAACCTCACAGATGAAGGCTTTTATGTGAACAGCTCTGACGTCAGCTGGACAATATTTACCTGCTGCTAATGAGACAAGCTGCGACTCACCCCGAGgtcagcagggaggaggaggacgtGACGGTGGGCTGCAGCTTTCAACATGAACAGGTCTGCAGCGGTCACAAGACTACGCTAAAGACTGGTTTATAGCACAGGATCCAATTGAAGGCCGTTCATGTTGTCGAAAGAAACAGTGTAGAAGTGCGAATCAAAAATGACCCATTGTGGACAATAATTACTGTGAATAAATGTGCAGCCTGGACACAACGTCACACACTCATTTCCTAACCAGtccaccacatacacacacagacaaactaaCATGCACTAACTTTGCCAAAGTAGTCCTCACAAAGGTAGAAATATAAGTACACACACCCTTCCACCCACATTTAAAACCTCCCAGCCTTTTGTTAAGGAACTGGAGTGGTCACGACCGcagggtctgtgtgtgtcacgGTTTACGTCAAACCACATAAGAAGATTTAATGTCTTCCTCTGAGTTTGACCTCTGACGGACGGGATCCGTGCGGAATAAAAACAAACGGCCGCTCCACAGCGACGGGTCACAGTAAAGTTCAATAATCTCACTTTGGTTTCACCCTGACACCGACAGGCTGAGCCCAGATTGTGAGAAATAATCAAAAGAAGATGTCAGTCAGACTTAAGCctctttaaaaaattatttgtgCGACTGTAGCCGAGAAAGACGACAAAAATAAGGCTGAAACCAGACCGGATTAGATCTGATCAGAAAGTCATGTGACAAGAAGAGTCCGTTTTATCAGAAACAGGAACAGTGCACAGAGACACAGGAGACTCAACGTGTTCAGGACTTTGTAAATGATGCAGGGTGTTTGGAGGGAAAAGCCCCCGACTGCCGTGTGGACTGTTCCCACTAACTGAAGTGATCTGTGTCGTCTTTCTGATGGGAACTCTGCGagacacaaacaggaacaggtctctgctgctctggagtcttaacaaaacaaagcaaacaataaaTGTCATCCAGCTCCACAAACACtgtgacaaagacacaaagagcaCAAACACGTGTTCACtcttttattaacaaaataTTCTTCGCTCCAAAGATCATACTTTATTTTCTAATAGCTGAGACTTCAGTGACTGAACAAACCGAACCAAAAACAGTTTCACTGTGAACACAAACTGCTGTGCGTCAACATACAGGAGCTGCtccatgaaaacaaactgacaacacaaaactacacaaaagaaaatgtacacGTGTGAGTGAACGGTGACTTTCAGCTGCATCCTGTCCCATAATTCTCTCTGGTTCTACGGTAGAAAGCAAAAGGTGTGTTCAAGAACCGGCACCATGATAGTGACTGATTACTGACTAAAGCTGCAGTGTCTGTGCGCACAACGTCCCATTGAACCAGTGGCGTTTCTTCCCTAAAGCACTGGAAATCCCACTTTACtaaagagcagcagctggagactTCCAGCCTTTTAGTCCAAAAAGGTCcaacatttcccataatgcatctGTAGTTAAAGGTGTGTAGTCTGATGACATCACTGAGATGTCGGCCCACAGATGATGTCACACACCTGTGAAGGGCCGTGTGAGTCAGGTAAGTGAGCAAAGTGTACAGGCGGGGTTCTTACCTCAGTCTTTGGGGGTCGACCTGAACCGCTGCTgagcctgaaaacacaaacacacacaggtaaacaaacaaacagcatggtTCAGTCAGGGTTCTTGTTCCTTTCTGTCATGACTCGACTTCACGAGAGATTTTCTTCATCTCAGGCGTTCAAGGTGGAAAAATCATTTCAGATTCTTGTGCAGCCTGAATCATGAAATTCaacacatgaaaaagaaataaaaataacgTCCAGTCGGGCTGACCCCCGTTTCACTGTGTATTTATCTTTTCTGGTGAATTTCTGGTAACATGACCGAAACAGGACTGAGACTTAGTGTAGATGCCACGGCCACTGCACAACAGGAAGTAGAACTTTtacagagcctgtaaacagtgtcGGCCGTTCTCAGGATCTGGAGcaggtttttggaaacagacgggcctccaattgttggtgaggaagcaccatgtgagccaggtcagcggtgtggctccctgctgggtttttaatagtttttggacaacaatggaggtctacggctcagacccataagctgaaccaggttctggattcacacacattcattggtgctgtcaggatttggactcagtaacacacactgaatcagtgGCTGCTCCTTTAATTTGACCTTAG includes the following:
- the LOC113139761 gene encoding uncharacterized protein LOC113139761, encoding MAAPSRSSQTAKNIAIALLALWSIISLIVIVVWATSPDLKSSAQCRAELQDVTEKMEGAKVVWSKNKVALEEKVLDARQEQDRQKMQILLLQDRLNATNASLNGCRQENDALTMNISALQDDIEQLRQTEANLTAQLRLQEDHIEALEQNITQAFHKTESCNSRENAAQSAMQAAQAEKRGCESNQQYLQKQLQKCKTVPVEAPKEAQQPQDPSCSTHPSSASPLAGIPALTLLVCSALHLTT
- the LOC113139760 gene encoding cocaine- and amphetamine-regulated transcript protein-like; protein product: MVSGRMLLLSASCWLLVVLMSCEELIEERSPEGDAIKTQEEKELIEALQEVLEKLKSKQLPSSEKKLGWLPSCDAGEQCALRKGSRIGKLCGCPRGTVCNFEILKCL